TTGTGGATAATACATTCTATACTCCTGTCATCCAGCAGCCATTAAAGAGCGGAGCTGATATCGTCATTCACAGTGCAACTAAATATCTCGGAGGACATAATGATCTCCTTGCTGGAATCGTTGTGGCAAAAGGTAAGGAACTTTGTGCGGAGCTTGCTTCCCATCACAATGCAATCGGCGCCGTTCTCGCTCCGTTTGATTCATGGCTTTTAATCCGGGGATTAAAAACACTGGCACTTCGGATGAGGCAGCATGAACAGAATGCAGCTGATATAGCCGAATTTTTAGAAGAAGTCCCGGAAGTAAGTGATGTACTGTATCCGGGAAGAGGGGGCATGCTGTCGTTCCGGGTCGCGAAAGAGGAATGGGTGAATCCATTCCTGAAAAATTTGAAGACGATTACGTTCGCAGAAAGTCTTGGCGGGGTTGAGAGTTTGATGACGTATCCAGCCACTCAGACGCATATGGATATACCAGAAGAAATACGTACGGCAAACGGTGTCTGTAATCGGCTTCTGCGTTTCTCGGTAGGAATCGAGCACGCAGAAGATCTCAAAGCTGATTTGCATCAGGCATTCCAGGCTGTGAAGGAGGAGGAAAAAATTGAGCAATACTGATTGGTCCATCCAGACGAAGCTGCTGCACAATAGCCATAAGACGGATAAAGAAACAGGAGGGGTAAGCGTTCCGGTCCACTTATCGTCCACCTTCCATCAGTCTGATTTTGATCAGTTCGGAAAATATGATTACGCCCGTTCAGGCAACCCGACTAGGGAAGTACTTGAAAAAGCAATTGCCGATCTTGAAGGGGGAACGAGAGGATTTGCATTTTCATCGGGTATGAGCGCAATCTCTACAGCCTTTCTTTTATTATCAAAAGGAGATCATGTCCTCGTGACGGAGGATGTCTACGGCGGTACGTACCGGATGGTGACAGAGGTTTTGAGCCGGTTTGGAATTGAATATACATTTGTGGATATGACCGATCTGCACAATGTAGCGTCTAAAATTCGTCCGAATACAAAAGTGATTTATTTAGAAACACCCTCTAATCCGCTGCTTAAAATTACCGATATCCAAGGGATTGTTAAACTTGCGAAAGCTAATAACTGTTTAACGTTTCTGGATAATACTTTTCTGACACCGGCACTTCAGCGTCCGCTCAATTTAGGAGTAGACGTTGTGCTTCACAGTGCAACGAAATTTTTGGCAGGCCACAGTGATGTCGTGGCGGGGCTCGCGGCTGTGAATGACGAAGAACTGGGAAACCAGCTTTACAAACTGCAAAATTCATTTGGAGCTATACTTGGAGCACAGGATTCCTGGCTCGTATTAAGGGGGTTGAAAACCCTTCACGTCCGTTTAAAGCAATCGACCGAATCTGCCCTTAAGCTGGCCGCCTTCCTATCAAGGCATCCGGCCGTAGAGGAAGTTTATTATCCGGGTCTTTCCTTCCACCCCGGCTGTTCCGTACAGCGCTATCAGGCAGACGGACCGGGTGCCGTGCTCTCATTCAGACTGTCAGATGAAGATGCCGTTCGAAAGCTCGTCCAAAACGTTCAGCTTCCGGTTTTTGCCGTCAGCCTTGGCGCCGTAGAAACGATTCTTTCATATCCGGCTAAAATGTCACATGCAGCAATGCCGAGGGAAGAGCGGTACGCAAGAGGAATTACAGACGGACTGCTCCGTGTCAGTGTGGGTCTTGAGAAAGCAGAGGACCTGATTCAGGACTTTGGGTCAGCTCTGGATTTGCTGCCAAAAACAAAGCCGCTGCAGTACGCGCGTGTTCAGGGAAGCGGGCGGAGATAAAGGGGCGGGTGTTGTTGTTGCCGCTCTGATAAAGGTGGAACCGGTTTTGGCGGTGTTAGATTCATAATCTTAAAAGGGTGAAATCGGGTATGGAAGTGTCTGACCCCTACTCTGCTAAAGAAGTAAAGCTTCGGCACCATATGGCTTCAACCATACTGCGGCAAGGGCTGGCAGAGAACAGTCTTTGTCCCCTGCTGCGGTGAAGAATGTGGGGACTGGCACAGTGCCAGTCCCCTTAAATTTTACCGGACTAAAGCTCCGGCACCAAACTTGCGAAGTCTTGCGGCGGATAGGATCGAGAACCTATCCCTCTGACCCCTGCTGCGGTAAAGCATTAAGGGTCAGGCACTAAATTTTTGATCATTGTAATAAATCCCAAAAAGATCGACAGGTGAACAGAGATGCATCAACGAATTCTATTAAATTCCATCTTTAGCCAGCTTGAAGTTGCAAATCGTTCTATTATAGAAATGGCCATTTTAGCAGAAGAGAGTGATTTAAATTGGAGCTATCTAGAAAATAAGAGATCCCTTGGTGAACTGCTGAATCATCTATCCCTTCTCTACCGCGCGGATTATTTAATTATGGAAGAAGCCTCGAAGGATGAGATGGCGGACTATTATCTCTCTCATCCATTTAGAAGAGCAGAAAATGCGGGAACCGAGCTCTATAAGAATTTTAATGCGCTGAAAGAAGCTTTTTATTCCTTCAGTGAAGCAGAGCTGATGGAGGAAAAAATCTCTTATTGGGGGACAGGCTACTCCAGATATGAATGGCTTCTTGAAATCCTGGGTCACATATACCATCACAGAGCCCAGCTGCATATGTATTTGGAATTGCTTGGAATAAGGCCGCGGGTGCTATTATTCGAGTGAGGATCAAGAACATCTGGCTGCCAGATCTGAAATAAAGATATATCTTAATAATGTATCATTCGTCGCCCTCTCTATTATTTTTGTATGGGTAATTATACCATTTGCTTGCCGGAATAGTTTATTCAGCAGGTTCGACGTAAGAACCCTTTTATTCAATGGAAAATAAAATAGCAGCAGATAGAAAAACGCTGAAGGGGGAGAGAAGGGTTGAATCCGCCGCTGACCATGATTCCTAAGATTGCTTCCGGCTTCATTCGCAAAAGGCTGCCAAGAAAGACGGAGGTTCTTGCTTACTATGCACTCTCCAATGGGAAGAGCCTGCATTACACAAATGCAGATGCGCTGCTCCCATACAGCAATACAGAGATTCTCGACCCAAAAGATGTTTCCTATCTGAATGTCTTTATTAATGCTGTTCTGCAGCCGGAGCATAATTATGAAGTTCAAAAAGGCCTCTTAACGCTCAAAACACGAGATGTTCCTCTAGATGGGACAGCCATTATTATTCAGTTTGTCAAACTTCATTAAGAAAGAAGGATTTAGATGCCAGCTGAATTGATTAAACTCGTCCTTTCTGCTTCCAATACGGTAAGCGGGGATGTAAATGTGAGCACGGTTACAGATGTTGCTCCGATCGCTTCCCGGTATGCAGCCAACGTGACGGCCCTTATGATTTTAGGCGGCAATACTACCATCCCTGCGACATCGTTTCGGGATGACAATGGGAATAGCTTGGCCGCAGGCGGACTGCCGGTTCCAAATACAGAAACGGTGGTAAATGTCTACGTAAATGGGGTTCTGCAGCAGGGGGGCCTCTCTACATTATCAGCGAACAATCTACTCATCCGTGCATCCATTCTGCTCGGAGCACCAGTCGTGCTGGAGTACCTGAATTTCAGCAATGTTACGTCTGCCTCTACTGCAACAAATACGCTTGCGGTGGATACAGTAATTGATACGTAATGATGAAAAGGGAAAACCGCGGTTACGATCACCGCGGTTTTTACATTTTTTCCTTCTTGTTTATTTCCTCCAGCACGGAGATGATTTTGTCATTTTGTTCAATGATTTCTTTGTTTTGCTGTCTTAATTTGGTGAAATCATATAAGAATACAATCAGAATAATCGTGATTAAAAATGTCATGTTCTCACCTCACATCACTTTTATTAAGCTGCTTTCCCAGTTGGGGCATGTGTGAAAAAGGCTTCATTGCCGCTGTGAACAGGAGCAGGGAGAGGAGCACCATAACACCTGCCCCCGAAATAATCACGATTCTCAAAGGAAACCAATCCCCAGCAAGTCCAATTCCAGATACAAAAATCACTTGAATGAGCGAGATCACCATGCCTAGCGCACTTCCGACCCGTCCCATGATGTCTGCCGGAACGTGATCCTGATAAAACGTCCAGATCCCGGTGTTCGCAAACGCCATAAAGAAGGCGAGAATAAAAAAGCCGATGGCCGCCATTAAAAACGTGGAAGAGAGGGAATATACGAGATATCCTCCAGCAATCATCAAGCCTCCGCAGCCGATTAGAAAGGATGGGGACAGTTTTTTTACAGCTAACCGGTTAAAAAAGGATCCGATTAGTAATCCTATCCCGGAAATACTGACAAGCAGACCATAGGCACTGTCAGAAAGCTTCAGGATTTCCCGGGAAAACACGACTTCCTGTGAATCGAGAGCGGCCGCCATCATCATAAGTCCGTTAAAGAGGAGATACACACTCATGACGTACCGTGCTGATTTCATATAACCTATGACCATCCGCCAGTCATCTGCGTAAACGGAAAAAGAAATTCTCTTTTCAGGAGGATGTCCGGCCGTTCCGAGATGAGGCAATAGGAAAAGAAGAAGCGCAGAAATGATAAAAGTAAAAGAGTTAGCGAAAAAGGCAAATTCCGGCTGTCCGGTTATGAACAGCAGTCCGGCAAGAGCCGGGCCGAGTATAAATGAACCGGACCATGCGAGGCTTTTATATGAATTAAAAACTTGCCGATATTTAGAAGGAATCAGTCTGGAAGAGTAAGCTGCTGCAGCAGGATCATAAACCGCATCTACCATGCAAATGAGAAAGACTAGCACATAAATGATGGGAAGGGTAGGAGCGGCTAAAATAAGCAGTACAAGCAACGCTCTCATGAAATCCAGCCCAATCATTAGATTTCTCTGAGAATACCTGTCTATTAAGCTGCCTGCCCAAAATGAAGTCAGGATACCTGCAAGAGGACGTATTATGTATACTCCGGCGACAGCGGCAGCAGAACCCGTCATGCTGTAAACCATCATGTTCAGGGGGATGAAATAGATCCAGTCTCCGAGATTGGAGATGCCGGTTGAGGTTAAGAAAAGTGCTGCTTTTCTATTCATTCCAACGCCCCTTAAAAGGATATTTTATCCACCTTATACCATAGAAAGATAGTAAGCAAGGGTAAAATGAAAAAAACTGACAGTCCATCTTTTGCAGCAGGCTATGAATCAGTACAAGAGCCGGAAATCAATGGGGATGCACCCGATAAGCGGGCAGGAATATTGGATCCCTGCGGCAATACATGGTGGATTGCCATACAGGTGAAATAAAAACGGACTTCCATATCAAGAAGTCCGTCTTTTTTCTAATTCAATTCCATAAAGTCATACACATCTCCGCCGTCAAATCCGGCTCCAAGAATTACACCATCCGGAAAAAGCTCCGCATGCTTCGATACGAACTCCTTAACAAAAATGATCATCGTCGCCGCACCCAAAAATAAACCAGCAGGGAGATGGTCCTCTAATAGCTGATAAATTGGCTTATATACCGGAAAATAAGGTTCGACTGACAGCGGTGCATAATCCTTTGCCAACGCCCAGTCGCCCTCCTCATCCCATTCTTCCGCACCTGCCACATACAAACTGATCGTGTCAGCTGTCTCAAAGAGCGAAAAGGTTATCGCTTCTAAAGAAGCAGGAGGTTTTTTTTCTGTGAGAAGATCTGTCAGCCATCCTTCAAATTCCTGAAAACTCACATCAAACTCGTTCTCGATTTCCGTGAGATGGCTTTTAATCCCAAGCTTCCCTGAACGAGTCACAATCCATTGCTTGCCGTCCTGTATACCAGCCACCTCATCAATGGCATCATATATAGCGTCCGTAAAAGCCTCTGTTTTAGCCATTTTAAATCACTCCCTATTAAAAAGTTCAGCAGCCTTCAGGTCCGCAAGAGGCTCCCTCGATCATACCGCCGTTCGCCTCATCCTCAATTACCTGTTCAATTGATTCCTTTGAATGAAGACCCTGAAGCTTTTGGTTCCCAATTATAAAGGTCGGAACCGCTTGAACTTCAGCTTTTCTTGCCAGATTCAATGCCTCTTTGTGATCCTGTACATACGTGCCGCCAGTGATCGCATCCTGAAAAGCGGCTCCATTTAAGCCAAGCTCCCGGACAATCCCTGTCAGAACGGTTACATCTCCAATGTTTTGCCCCTCCTGCCAATAAGCCTTAAACACCGCATCCACATAAGCCTGACCCACACCATGCTCCTTTGCAAACTGATAGCCCTGATGCGCAAGATGCGTATGCGGCACAGGATCCAAATCCATCGGAAGCTCCATCTCAACCCCAAACCGCTGTGCCAGCGGCTGAACCGACTGCTTATACGCCTGCTGAATATAATCGCTATTCGGAGACATCCCCTCCATCGGATAAGGACGAAGCTCAAACGGCATAAACTCTACCTCGACATCCTTTCCTTCCACCGCCTGCCGAAGCGGCTCCTCTCCAATAAAACAGAAAGGGCATACAAAATCTGAAAACACCTGAATCTTAACCGTCATCTAAAGTTCCTCCTCGTTATTGATAGACTCATTGTAGCAAAAGGGCTCAGAGAAGACGATTTATTTGGATAAGTTATTGACAGGGCAGGGGCGGAGAAATATAATAGAGAAAGTCAGCTGAAGGGCGGGCACAATTACATATCGCGATCTGGTAGTTCAGTGGGAGAACATCACGTTGACAGCGTGGGGGTCGGGGGTTCGAATCCCTCCCAGATCATATGGAAATGGAGTTGCTTTTTTGAAGCAGCTCTATTTTTATTTTAAACTCTAAAAAACAATGCCCTTAAAAAGTTGGTGCGGATATGATTGATAAGAAATATGAATTATTTAAAGCATTTCCAGCTGAACTAGAAGAAGATGTCAGCAAAGTGTTAAGTGTGCTTGAAGCAACTAATAAGTTACGCTTTTCTCACTGCTTCAAGGTTAATTTTAGGGGATCTAAGTTATTTATTCCTGAACGAATTTACTATAATGAGCCATATCTATCGTCTTACAGTTTATTAACTGACAGACAGCAAGCAATATTAAATTGCCTGTTTACAAGGCATGAAAATGGTTTTATTAGAGAGAATCATGTTAGAAAAATGATGGATCAAACAAGTACCTATAATTGGAATGTTCCTTATTTAATCCGGCTTACAGGAGAATATGTATTAGAAATCCTAGAAGTGATAAAAGATAATATAAATCATCTTGATAAGCGGGAGATAAAGTCTTTCATTTCAGAAAATAAAAGATTCTACAATACAATAGAAAGTCAAGTCGTGAGTTACTGGGATTGTTATTATCGAAGTAAATATCCAGAGAAAAGAGATTATGTGGGCTTTAAAATCATTCATTATTTCAATTCCTGATAAAACCACCTGCCATGTACCATGCCATTTAAGGTTGATCAATTAGTGTTACCCTTTATACTTGAAAATATAGAAAAATTTGGATTTATACGTCAGCATCACCAGGAGAGAAGGGTTTAATCAGAATCAAAATAGGAAAGACCACCCTAATCGCCGCCACAGCTCAAAGGGTGGTCTAACTTGTTGTCTATAACGTGTTGTTTAAATCAACACTTACTTCAATATAAAATTCCGTACCTCCTGATCCCGACCTTTTCCAAAAGCAAACCCCACATGTCCATCCGGCCTTACCCAATAAACCGCATCCTTTTCAAATCCAGCCTTCGCCATCTCAAAATTCCACTCAAACTCTATCAGCTCAATATCTTTTTCAACGGCAAATTCCCGCAGATTTCGGCTTGCCTCCCCGTACACATGTATCTGCCATTCCATCGACTTCAGGGGTTCATAGTTATCCCCGCTTTCTGTCTTGATCCATGGCAGCCTGTCCCCGCCATGGATGTTTCCTGCTTTACCATCGCTTATCTTACTGCCTCTGTAATGAATACGGGTTTGTGAGAGCAGGTTAAACGCTCTTTTACGTGCATTCGATACCTTAAGCAGAGATGGTATAACAATAGGGAAGAGCACCTTTCGGATCAGCTTGCTTTGAATGCCTCTGCCGACGAGTGGCCGGAAGGCCCGGTCGGTAGTGGAAACGAGCAGCCGTGCGAAAGCGATCCGTTCGGTTTCGTACGTGTCTAAAATATCCGGATCTGCTTTTCCTTGCAGGACGGCGGCGAGCTTCCAGGAGAGATTGACGGCGTCGCCAATTCCGGTGTTCATTCCCTGACCGCCAGCGGGACTGTGTATATGGCCGGCATCTCCTGCGATAAATGCTCTGCCTTTACGGAAGTGCTCACTGACGCGATGATGAACCCGATAGGTAGAGAACCAATTCACATCGAGAATAGATAAACCAACTTGTTTTTCGGCGATAGGCCGTAGGTTTTCAAAGGAAAGATCCTGTGAATTTCTCATTTCTTTCGGTACAATTCCAACGACTCTCCTCATCCCGGTTGTCCGGACAGGGATAAACGCACAAAATCCGCCTTGATCAATAAACATGTAAAATCCGTCTTTTTCAATCCCGTCATCGGCTGCTTTTACATCCGCTACATAA
The Metabacillus sp. FJAT-52054 genome window above contains:
- a CDS encoding methionine biosynthesis PLP-dependent protein; amino-acid sequence: MTKHTETILAQIGNRSEQTTGAVNPPIYLTTAYRHSGIGESTGFDYIRTGNPTRAIAEKALADLEGGDQGFAFSSGMGAIQTIMALFKTGDDIIASSDIYGGTYRLFEQEWRKYGLTFQYDSFADPVSTEARILPNTKAIFLETPTNPLMQEVDIAAVAEVAKRHGLLLIVDNTFYTPVIQQPLKSGADIVIHSATKYLGGHNDLLAGIVVAKGKELCAELASHHNAIGAVLAPFDSWLLIRGLKTLALRMRQHEQNAADIAEFLEEVPEVSDVLYPGRGGMLSFRVAKEEWVNPFLKNLKTITFAESLGGVESLMTYPATQTHMDIPEEIRTANGVCNRLLRFSVGIEHAEDLKADLHQAFQAVKEEEKIEQY
- the metC gene encoding cystathionine beta-lyase: MSNTDWSIQTKLLHNSHKTDKETGGVSVPVHLSSTFHQSDFDQFGKYDYARSGNPTREVLEKAIADLEGGTRGFAFSSGMSAISTAFLLLSKGDHVLVTEDVYGGTYRMVTEVLSRFGIEYTFVDMTDLHNVASKIRPNTKVIYLETPSNPLLKITDIQGIVKLAKANNCLTFLDNTFLTPALQRPLNLGVDVVLHSATKFLAGHSDVVAGLAAVNDEELGNQLYKLQNSFGAILGAQDSWLVLRGLKTLHVRLKQSTESALKLAAFLSRHPAVEEVYYPGLSFHPGCSVQRYQADGPGAVLSFRLSDEDAVRKLVQNVQLPVFAVSLGAVETILSYPAKMSHAAMPREERYARGITDGLLRVSVGLEKAEDLIQDFGSALDLLPKTKPLQYARVQGSGRR
- a CDS encoding DinB family protein, whose translation is MHQRILLNSIFSQLEVANRSIIEMAILAEESDLNWSYLENKRSLGELLNHLSLLYRADYLIMEEASKDEMADYYLSHPFRRAENAGTELYKNFNALKEAFYSFSEAELMEEKISYWGTGYSRYEWLLEILGHIYHHRAQLHMYLELLGIRPRVLLFE
- a CDS encoding DUF4183 domain-containing protein — encoded protein: MNPPLTMIPKIASGFIRKRLPRKTEVLAYYALSNGKSLHYTNADALLPYSNTEILDPKDVSYLNVFINAVLQPEHNYEVQKGLLTLKTRDVPLDGTAIIIQFVKLH
- a CDS encoding DUF4183 domain-containing protein, with protein sequence MPAELIKLVLSASNTVSGDVNVSTVTDVAPIASRYAANVTALMILGGNTTIPATSFRDDNGNSLAAGGLPVPNTETVVNVYVNGVLQQGGLSTLSANNLLIRASILLGAPVVLEYLNFSNVTSASTATNTLAVDTVIDT
- a CDS encoding MFS transporter, which translates into the protein MNRKAALFLTSTGISNLGDWIYFIPLNMMVYSMTGSAAAVAGVYIIRPLAGILTSFWAGSLIDRYSQRNLMIGLDFMRALLVLLILAAPTLPIIYVLVFLICMVDAVYDPAAAAYSSRLIPSKYRQVFNSYKSLAWSGSFILGPALAGLLFITGQPEFAFFANSFTFIISALLLFLLPHLGTAGHPPEKRISFSVYADDWRMVIGYMKSARYVMSVYLLFNGLMMMAAALDSQEVVFSREILKLSDSAYGLLVSISGIGLLIGSFFNRLAVKKLSPSFLIGCGGLMIAGGYLVYSLSSTFLMAAIGFFILAFFMAFANTGIWTFYQDHVPADIMGRVGSALGMVISLIQVIFVSGIGLAGDWFPLRIVIISGAGVMVLLSLLLFTAAMKPFSHMPQLGKQLNKSDVR
- a CDS encoding DsbA family oxidoreductase, whose product is MTVKIQVFSDFVCPFCFIGEEPLRQAVEGKDVEVEFMPFELRPYPMEGMSPNSDYIQQAYKQSVQPLAQRFGVEMELPMDLDPVPHTHLAHQGYQFAKEHGVGQAYVDAVFKAYWQEGQNIGDVTVLTGIVRELGLNGAAFQDAITGGTYVQDHKEALNLARKAEVQAVPTFIIGNQKLQGLHSKESIEQVIEDEANGGMIEGASCGPEGC
- a CDS encoding FAD-dependent monooxygenase, which encodes MSAQVLITGAGPTGLVLALRLAKHGISFRIIDQNKGPGESSRALVVHARTLEFYHQLGFANEVIQLGIKMKSVHLLENGQEKAELELADLGEGLSPYPFILSLAQDVHEQFLVKKLQEQGIEVEWETELLSFTDHGDEVEAVIRKNGQTECARFDYICGCDGAHSTVRKTLNFNFPGGTYEELFYVADVKAADDGIEKDGFYMFIDQGGFCAFIPVRTTGMRRVVGIVPKEMRNSQDLSFENLRPIAEKQVGLSILDVNWFSTYRVHHRVSEHFRKGRAFIAGDAGHIHSPAGGQGMNTGIGDAVNLSWKLAAVLQGKADPDILDTYETERIAFARLLVSTTDRAFRPLVGRGIQSKLIRKVLFPIVIPSLLKVSNARKRAFNLLSQTRIHYRGSKISDGKAGNIHGGDRLPWIKTESGDNYEPLKSMEWQIHVYGEASRNLREFAVEKDIELIEFEWNFEMAKAGFEKDAVYWVRPDGHVGFAFGKGRDQEVRNFILK